In the genome of Calothrix sp. PCC 6303, the window GCTTACAACCATCAGTAAAACTCAATAATCAACGTTTTGAAGATCTTTCTAAATCTGAACAACAACTACGTCAAGAACTTGACAAAGGCGGTTTTGACTGGAAAGTAGTTGAAAAAGCCCAAGAAGGTAGTTTCATGGGACCAGACATGAAACAAAACCTGATGCTGGGTGCAGTTGTTGGATTAATATTGGGAGGAATCACCGCAGCTCTACGGGAAGCATCCGATGATTCGGTTCACACCACTGCTGAACTAGAAAAGCAAGCAGCCTTACCATTATTGGGAACCACCCCTAAATTACCTCCAGCCAAAGAAAAAGACTCAATTATTAAGCTACCCTTTGGAAAACCCGAAGTCCTCTCACCTTGGACAATTCAAGTTCTCCAATCTCCTCCACGCTGGGAATCACTCGACTTAATTTACAAAAATATCGAGTTACTAAACTCGGTAGCAATGCTCAAATCATTAATGGTGACTTCACCTTTACCAGATGAAGGGAAGTCAGCTTTAGCTTTAGGTTTGGCAATGAGTGCTGCACGTTTACACAAGCGAGTGCTTTTAATTGATGCCAATTTACGGGAACCAAATCTGCATAAGCAACTTAATCTTCCCAACGAGCAAGGACTTTCAAGTCTACTGGTAAGTGATACTCCTTTACCAGAACACATTGGTGTTCAATCTTCGGGATCATCTTACATAGATATTCTGACCGCAGGACCAGAACCTCTAGATCCAGCTAATCTTCTGAGTTCACCTCGCATGGAGCAATTGATGGCAACATTCGAGGGAAATTATGATCTAGTTTTAATCGATGCACCTCCAGTTATCGGATTGGTGGATGCACTACTAGCTGGTTCAGCCTGCCGTAGTGTTGTTATGGTAGCAAGTATCGGTAGAGTCACAAGGACACAAATTACTCAGGCAACAACTATGTTGAATAAACTCAATTTGATTGGTATTGTCGCCAATGGAGTTTCCAATTCAAATAGTACATATATTCCGTATGTCAAACAAAACCGGTTAGCTCTACAACAGTCTATGGAAAAATAGTGTCTTCACCAAAACGAATACACAGCCAAATTTCCAAAGGAAAAAGCTGATACATCCGGCTTTATAATATAAATAATCAGCCTATCAAAGGTAAAATCAAAGTCATTTACCCTTGGTAGGCTATTTATTATGGCTGTTAATTATCCAGATGAGCTATTAAGTTCCTTACTTCTGCTCTGTGGGTTTTAGAAGTTATGAATTTATTGACTTCCAGAAATTGCAGAAGGAAAAAGGGGGGTTTTGATATGGGGATTTAGACTAGTAAAGCATGGCGTAAATAACTAGACCATTATTTGAGCTTGAAATGCACAGTAATAAACGGCTTTCCCTCACTCACTGCCTACTGCCTACTTACTACTGCCTTGACGTACTAAGCTGTTGACTTTGTGCTTTTTTGGAGCTAAAAGTTCACGCAATATCTCTGACGTAACTTGTTCCTCGTCTCTGGCAAGGAATACAGATTTGGAGGCGGAGCCTCCAGTGGGGATAAGAGGCGGAGCCTCCAGTGGGGATAAGAGGCGGAGCCTCAAAGTAAGGGTTCCCAGGCGGAGCCTGCCTGATGAACGAGAGATACGATGACACAAAAATTGTATGAAAGAAAAGTGTCGAAATTACATCAAAGTCAGCAGCCTAGATTCGGATCCCAACTCAAGACTGGGAACGCATAAGCATCGGGGTATTAAACCCCCTACCCTTGATAAATGCCCTTGATAAATGCCCTTGATAAATGTTTTATAGTTATTCAGCAAGCCCTGTTTACCTTGAAAATAATACTCATTTCCTTCGGAGTTTCTAAAGTACTAATTTGATGAATTGTTAAACCCACTCAAAAGTATAAGTAAAAATTCCAAGTAAGTATTGAACTCTGAAATCCGAATCATGCTAATATTACTGTTATCAGATGTAATGCCTTTACACAAGCCTTTCCGGTTTCAAAAGAGTTCATCGGAACTTAACAATTCCCGAAAAAACAGCCTTAGTCTTTAAAGACTAAATAAAGAGTTCTACGAATAAATTACTATTATTCAATAGTAATATATCCTAAGAAATGAAGTCTATTTCAGAAAATTGAATATCCCGGTTAGATTTATTTAGAGTCGATAGAAGTTGCTTTTTTCTTCAATGTGTCTTGATAAATGCATCTAAGAGTAAGTGATTTCACACAGAACATAACGCTCGATAAATCTAATAGTTTAGATATCAGCAAATTTTAGAACAAAGAGATGAAAAATAGTAATCCAAAAGTTAATGGCTTTTGGTGCGTATTCTACTATCTCTAATCCTATAATTTTATATACATATGACAAGCTCAATAATTCCTGCTTTAGAAAACCACTACAGTGTCATACACTCAGAACCAATTGAACAGCTGCCATATTGCACACTGATATGGCGGCAGGGCAAGTTATTGGTAAAGTCTCAAGGACGGGAAAATCAGCCCTATCTACCTGCCTTGGACAAACCAGAGTTATTGGTGGAGTGCTTAAAAAAATCTTCAGTAAGTTTGGTTCTCATTGACTCAAAATTGGGTGAATCTAAGCTGAATTTTTGGGCAAATGCCTGTAAACAAGCTAATAAACCTATTTATATTAGTATACCTTCGGTTGATAAACGATCTCAAAAAAATGTCAATAGCTGGAAATGGTTGAAGTACGCTTTCGACTCAGTAATTGCTCTAATATTATTGGGATTGCTATCGCCAATAATGTTGGGGATCACTTTGTTGATGTATTTTTATCTCCCAGGTTCGCTTTTTAACTATGAGTGGCATGTCGGAGATAAAGGAAGATTATTCCGTTTAATCAAGTTTCGGACTATTCCAGAGGGACAAGATGAATGGAGTACATCTGTTTTAGGTAGTTTGATGCGTAAGTATAATTTGGATAGTTTGCCACAATTAGTTAATGTTATCCGTGGAGATATGAATCTAATTGGTAGAGGTTCTTGGACTCTCAAAGACGTTGTGCGACTGAGCTTGGAAGGGCAAAGACAGTTAAACAAGGTTCCTGGGATTGCTAGTTTTTGGCAAATTAAAGCTAGAGCAAAGCTACTACCCCATTTAGATAGTCAAGCACTATAGATTCATTTTCTAACCGTTCTCAGTGTATTAACTTAGCGCTATTTATGGTGACAGTTAGGAAACTTCCAAATAAAAAAATATCCCAAAATTTCTTGTAGGCAGCGTTCGACTGAGCGCGACTTTACCTCCGGTACACTTCGTTCCGACTAGGCTCAGTACAAGTCAGTCCTTACCTCCGGTACACTTCGTTCCGATAGGCTCAGGAACCATCGAACGCTGCCTATTCCACAATATTGGATGGATCATCTTTTTTTTGGAGTTCTTTAACTGAAATGAACGTCTTACTTTAACTTCTTGACTGCTGACAGTTAACTGTCAGCAG includes:
- the hepC gene encoding heterocyst development glycosyltransferase HepC translates to MTSSIIPALENHYSVIHSEPIEQLPYCTLIWRQGKLLVKSQGRENQPYLPALDKPELLVECLKKSSVSLVLIDSKLGESKLNFWANACKQANKPIYISIPSVDKRSQKNVNSWKWLKYAFDSVIALILLGLLSPIMLGITLLMYFYLPGSLFNYEWHVGDKGRLFRLIKFRTIPEGQDEWSTSVLGSLMRKYNLDSLPQLVNVIRGDMNLIGRGSWTLKDVVRLSLEGQRQLNKVPGIASFWQIKARAKLLPHLDSQAL